In one window of Hymenobacter nivis DNA:
- a CDS encoding glycosyltransferase family 4 protein, which yields MALKVLWLAPFPHPLETGGHPVPWVGTLANLLKKQPGIELTVLNWSHRIAAPVDEFDAEGIHFIYLKTPTVRYDILTFYRRRIAVVRAYLRAHAHRYDLLHLHGSELQLPAMTAGLPVPLLLSVQGIVSEYAKVVPNPFSILKVLWTLAGYYERRYLPTVHHFSCRTHWDKAHTARLSPGCTIYHNWEALRPEFLAAADQPAPAPPARPQVLFVGGNQAIKGFKEMLLAYDQIRQQADVKLMIVGRLAPADVAAVAQRHGLAHLGPENVEYRPFQDAAGLAALLRESFCLLHPSYIDNSPNSVCEAQLVGLPVVASDVGGVSSLITEGETGLLCTLEPASLARQVLRLCHDPALRSRIAQQAQAVARERHDPNTIIQRTLAIYHAVAQPVGPANYANAPAALAVH from the coding sequence ATGGCATTAAAAGTCCTCTGGTTAGCACCCTTTCCGCATCCCCTCGAAACCGGCGGCCACCCGGTGCCGTGGGTGGGCACGCTGGCCAACTTATTAAAAAAGCAACCCGGGATTGAACTGACGGTGCTGAACTGGTCGCACCGCATCGCGGCGCCGGTGGACGAGTTTGACGCCGAAGGCATCCACTTCATCTACCTCAAAACGCCCACCGTCCGCTACGACATCCTCACATTCTATCGGCGGCGCATCGCCGTGGTGCGGGCCTACCTGCGGGCCCACGCCCACCGCTACGACCTGCTGCACCTGCACGGCTCGGAGCTGCAATTGCCCGCTATGACCGCCGGCCTGCCCGTGCCGCTGCTGCTCTCGGTGCAGGGCATCGTGTCGGAGTACGCGAAAGTGGTGCCCAACCCGTTTTCCATTCTGAAAGTACTCTGGACGCTGGCGGGCTACTACGAGCGGCGCTACCTGCCTACCGTGCACCATTTCTCGTGCCGCACCCACTGGGACAAAGCCCACACGGCCCGCCTCAGCCCGGGCTGCACCATCTACCACAACTGGGAAGCCCTGCGGCCGGAGTTCCTTGCCGCCGCCGACCAGCCCGCGCCCGCCCCGCCGGCGCGGCCCCAGGTCCTGTTCGTGGGCGGCAACCAGGCCATCAAGGGCTTTAAAGAGATGCTGCTGGCCTACGACCAAATCCGCCAGCAGGCCGACGTGAAGCTTATGATTGTGGGCCGCCTTGCGCCGGCCGATGTGGCGGCCGTGGCCCAGCGCCACGGCCTGGCCCACCTGGGGCCCGAAAACGTGGAATACCGCCCGTTTCAGGACGCGGCCGGGCTGGCGGCGCTGCTGCGCGAGTCGTTTTGCCTGCTCCACCCCTCGTATATCGACAACAGCCCCAACAGCGTGTGCGAGGCCCAGTTGGTGGGGTTGCCCGTGGTGGCGTCGGACGTGGGTGGCGTTAGCTCGCTCATCACTGAGGGCGAAACTGGCCTGTTGTGCACCCTGGAGCCCGCCTCACTGGCCCGGCAGGTACTGCGGCTCTGCCACGACCCCGCCCTCCGCAGCCGCATTGCCCAGCAAGCGCAGGCCGTGGCCCGGGAGCGGCACGATCCGAACACCATTATCCAACGTACACTAGCCATCTATCACGCCGTGGCCCAGCCCGTGGGCCCGGCCAACTACGCCAATGCCCCGGCGGCGTTGGCGGTCCATTAA